The Paracoccus sediminicola genome has a segment encoding these proteins:
- a CDS encoding ABC transporter ATP-binding protein yields the protein MIVLQNLSKSYYRKGIRTVVADRVSAVFPTGESVALMGRNGAGKSSMLRMIAGTMLPDSGAILSDGTVSWPVGYAGSFHRELTGAQNVRFVARIYGVDTDELVAYVEDFAELGVNFHKPFGTYSSGMRSRLAMGTSMGIHFDTYLVDEITSVGDAAFKQKSTAVFRERMRRSSSIVVSHSLPFIRKTCTMGAVLHNGTLTFCNSIDDAIELYQTNTFQG from the coding sequence ATGATCGTCCTGCAGAACCTGTCCAAGAGCTATTATCGCAAGGGCATCCGCACGGTGGTGGCGGATCGGGTGAGCGCGGTGTTCCCGACCGGGGAGTCGGTGGCGCTGATGGGGCGCAACGGGGCCGGGAAATCCTCGATGCTGCGGATGATCGCGGGCACCATGCTGCCGGATTCGGGCGCGATCCTCAGCGACGGGACGGTGTCCTGGCCGGTGGGCTATGCCGGCAGTTTCCACCGCGAGCTGACCGGGGCGCAGAATGTGCGCTTCGTGGCCCGGATCTATGGCGTCGATACCGATGAGCTGGTCGCCTATGTCGAGGATTTCGCCGAGCTCGGGGTGAATTTCCACAAACCTTTCGGGACTTATTCCTCGGGGATGCGCTCACGCCTGGCGATGGGCACCTCGATGGGGATCCATTTCGACACCTATCTGGTCGACGAGATCACCAGCGTCGGCGACGCCGCCTTCAAGCAGAAATCAACCGCCGTGTTCCGCGAGCGGATGCGCCGTTCCTCATCCATCGTGGTCAGCCACTCCCTCCCCTTCATCCGCAAGACCTGCACCATGGGCGCCGTCCTCCACAACGGAACACTCACATTCTGCAACTCCATCGACGACGCCATCGAACTCTATCAGACAAATACATTTCAAGGGTGA
- a CDS encoding capsule biosynthesis protein yields the protein MSQSSPPPTSPIPASPEAETPGAGAGHARAGAAAPDAGPDRAGSAGDGRDARAGAAGAGNTAGGPDGAEARDRAAVSGRGAAAAATRIDHGGSAPGTPGRGKAGQRKAGQAKAGQGKAGQGVRAASATAGGGSRRAASRPPDGNADGPGIPVHPPVSRTGARLRHWVVLLSFILVVLAPSAISGWYLWSRAVDQYVSTIAFSVRKEEAAPSVDFLGGLTQLTGGSAASDTDILYDFLRSEDIVARLDETVDLRARFSKAWPQDPVFALDPAEPLEELTDYWQRQVRVLYDNATSLITLEVAAFTPEDALEIAQATFAESSSTINRLSDIAREDATSFARGELEQAQSRLSEARQAITAFRTRTQIVDPAADIAGQMGVLNSLQAQLAEAMIALDTLSQNARSDDPRVIQGQQRIDAIRGRIADERSKFGAQEQGPAGESYAELMAEYERLAVDMEFAETSYRAAQVAYETALGEAQRQSRYLAAHIEPKLAETSLKPDRPVLLAAVFGVLLVIWSIMLLIYYSIRDRR from the coding sequence GTGAGCCAGAGCTCTCCTCCCCCGACCTCCCCGATCCCGGCCTCGCCAGAGGCGGAGACGCCCGGCGCTGGCGCAGGACACGCCCGGGCCGGCGCGGCGGCGCCGGATGCCGGTCCAGACCGGGCCGGATCTGCCGGAGACGGGCGTGACGCCCGGGCCGGCGCAGCCGGTGCGGGGAACACGGCTGGCGGGCCGGATGGTGCGGAAGCGCGGGATCGGGCTGCGGTCTCCGGGCGTGGCGCGGCGGCAGCGGCGACGCGCATCGATCATGGCGGGTCGGCGCCTGGCACGCCCGGCCGCGGCAAGGCCGGGCAGCGGAAGGCCGGTCAGGCGAAAGCCGGGCAGGGCAAGGCCGGTCAGGGCGTCCGGGCGGCTTCGGCAACGGCCGGCGGGGGCAGCCGCAGGGCGGCATCGCGCCCGCCGGATGGGAATGCGGACGGGCCCGGCATCCCGGTGCATCCACCCGTCTCGCGGACCGGGGCGCGGCTGCGGCACTGGGTGGTGCTGTTGTCCTTCATCCTGGTGGTGCTCGCCCCGAGCGCGATCAGCGGCTGGTATCTGTGGAGCCGCGCGGTCGATCAATATGTCTCGACCATCGCCTTTTCGGTGCGCAAGGAAGAGGCCGCGCCGTCGGTGGATTTCCTGGGCGGGCTGACCCAGCTGACCGGCGGCTCGGCGGCCTCGGACACCGATATTCTCTATGATTTCCTGCGCAGCGAGGACATCGTGGCGCGGCTCGACGAGACGGTCGATCTGCGGGCCAGGTTCTCGAAGGCCTGGCCGCAGGACCCGGTCTTCGCGCTCGACCCGGCCGAGCCGCTGGAAGAGTTGACCGATTACTGGCAGCGCCAGGTCCGGGTGCTGTATGACAACGCCACCAGCCTGATCACGCTGGAAGTGGCGGCCTTCACCCCCGAAGACGCGCTCGAGATCGCGCAGGCGACCTTTGCGGAAAGCTCGTCGACGATCAACCGGCTCTCGGATATCGCGCGCGAGGACGCGACCAGCTTCGCGCGGGGCGAGCTGGAACAGGCACAGTCCCGGCTGTCCGAGGCGCGCCAGGCGATTACGGCGTTCCGCACCCGCACCCAGATCGTCGATCCAGCGGCGGATATCGCCGGGCAGATGGGGGTGCTGAACTCGCTTCAGGCGCAGCTGGCCGAGGCGATGATCGCGCTCGACACGCTGAGCCAGAACGCGCGCAGCGACGATCCGCGGGTGATCCAGGGCCAGCAGCGCATCGACGCGATCCGGGGCCGGATCGCCGATGAGCGGTCGAAATTCGGCGCGCAGGAGCAGGGGCCGGCGGGGGAAAGCTATGCCGAGCTGATGGCGGAATATGAACGCCTCGCGGTGGATATGGAATTCGCCGAGACCAGCTATCGCGCCGCGCAGGTCGCCTATGAGACCGCGCTTGGCGAGGCGCAGCGCCAGTCGCGCTATCTGGCCGCCCATATCGAGCCGAAGCTGGCCGAGACCTCGCTCAAGCCGGACCGCCCGGTGCTTCTGGCGGCGGTGTTCGGGGTGTTGCTGGTGATCTGGTCGATCATGCTGCTGATCTATTACAGCATCCGCGACCGGCGCTGA
- a CDS encoding ABC transporter permease, producing MPSDTAPQHQAALHQIRKRPRFQMGRTVMALMLREMATTYGRSVGGYLWAILDPVLGIVLLSVVFSLALRSPPLGDNFPLFYASGYLPFVAFNSLSQKIARSVQFSRPFMAYPCVTFMDALIARLVLNALTDAVVIAIVISGILVIYDLPFRVDLTTLATALIFVTLLSAGIGTLNCYIMTSFPTYERIWSILTRPLFLISGIFFTYDALPPTAQNILWYNPLMHLVGLMRKSLYPTYEGEYISLPYVLAITAITLFFGLLLLSRHFKKLMES from the coding sequence TTGCCCTCCGACACCGCGCCACAGCACCAGGCCGCGCTGCACCAGATCCGCAAACGGCCCCGCTTCCAGATGGGCCGCACGGTCATGGCCCTCATGCTGCGCGAGATGGCCACAACCTATGGCCGCTCGGTCGGCGGCTATCTCTGGGCCATCCTCGATCCGGTGCTCGGCATCGTGCTGCTCTCCGTCGTCTTCTCCCTCGCCCTGCGCAGCCCGCCGCTGGGAGATAACTTCCCCCTCTTCTATGCCAGCGGCTATCTGCCCTTCGTCGCCTTCAACTCGCTTTCCCAGAAAATCGCCCGCTCGGTCCAGTTCTCCCGCCCCTTCATGGCCTATCCCTGCGTCACCTTCATGGATGCGCTGATCGCCAGGCTCGTGCTCAACGCCCTCACCGATGCCGTCGTCATCGCCATCGTCATCTCCGGCATCCTCGTCATCTACGACCTGCCCTTCCGGGTCGACCTGACCACGCTGGCCACCGCCCTGATCTTCGTCACCCTCCTCTCCGCAGGGATCGGCACGCTGAACTGCTATATCATGACCTCCTTTCCAACCTATGAACGCATCTGGTCCATCCTCACCCGGCCGCTCTTCCTGATCTCGGGCATCTTCTTCACCTATGACGCCCTGCCCCCGACAGCCCAGAACATCCTCTGGTACAACCCCCTTATGCATCTCGTCGGCCTCATGCGCAAAAGCCTCTATCCAACATATGAAGGCGAATACATCTCCCTCCCCTATGTCCTCGCCATCACCGCCATAACCCTCTTCTTCGGTCTCCTCCTCCTCTCAAGACACTTCAAAAAACTCATGGAAAGCTGA
- a CDS encoding glycosyltransferase, with protein sequence MEERLNIAALVVTHNRLDKLRETVARLLAEPVEHVLVYDNASTDGTAIWLEDQDDPRLHVHLAKINSGGAGGFSEGLRLATELWDPDWTILMDDDGRPAAGAVAAFRDADVTAWDAIGAAVLTPAGQICEMNRPYRNPFWHLPEFLRTLAGKGRRGFHLSDDAYRPEAGVIAVDMSSFVGLFLSRAAVQRAGYPDPRLFIYGDDQLYTLNMRRRGLRIGFDPRISFEHDTEATQGASGVVLRPLWKVYYMYRNALIAYRVAAGWAFWPLVPVLALKWWRKARDYGEDAPRYRDLLRLAMRDGLKGRLDRSRDELM encoded by the coding sequence ATGGAGGAGAGGCTGAACATCGCGGCCCTGGTGGTCACGCATAACCGGCTGGACAAGCTGCGCGAGACGGTGGCGCGGCTGCTGGCCGAGCCGGTCGAGCATGTGCTGGTTTATGACAATGCCTCGACCGACGGCACCGCCATCTGGCTGGAAGATCAGGACGACCCCAGGCTGCATGTGCATCTTGCCAAGATCAACTCCGGCGGGGCGGGCGGGTTTTCCGAGGGGCTGCGGCTGGCGACAGAGCTCTGGGACCCGGACTGGACGATCCTGATGGATGATGACGGGCGTCCCGCAGCGGGTGCCGTGGCCGCGTTTCGCGACGCGGATGTTACTGCCTGGGACGCGATCGGTGCGGCTGTGCTGACCCCGGCCGGGCAGATCTGCGAGATGAACCGCCCCTACCGCAACCCCTTCTGGCACCTGCCCGAGTTCCTGCGCACGCTTGCGGGCAAGGGGCGGCGCGGTTTTCACCTCAGCGACGACGCCTATCGGCCCGAGGCCGGGGTGATTGCCGTGGATATGTCCTCTTTCGTCGGGCTGTTCCTTTCGCGGGCAGCCGTTCAGCGCGCGGGCTATCCCGATCCGCGGCTGTTCATCTATGGCGACGATCAGCTTTACACGCTGAACATGCGCCGCCGCGGGCTGCGCATCGGCTTCGATCCTCGGATCAGCTTCGAGCATGACACCGAGGCCACTCAGGGCGCCTCGGGCGTGGTGCTGCGACCGCTCTGGAAGGTGTATTACATGTATCGCAACGCGCTGATCGCCTATCGTGTCGCGGCGGGGTGGGCGTTCTGGCCGCTGGTCCCGGTGCTGGCGCTTAAATGGTGGCGCAAGGCGCGGGATTACGGCGAGGACGCGCCGCGCTATCGCGACTTGCTGCGACTGGCAATGCGCGACGGTCTGAAGGGCCGGCTCGACCGGTCACGCGACGAGCTGATGTAA
- a CDS encoding ABC transporter ATP-binding protein yields the protein MIVLQNLSKSYYRKGIRTVVADRVSAVFPTGESVALMGRNGAGKSSMLRMIAGTMLPDSGAILSDGTVSWPVGYAGSFHRELTGAQNVRFVARIYGVDTDELVAYVEDFAELGVNFHKPFGTYSSGMRSRLAMGTSMGIHFDTYLVDEITSVGDAAFKQKSTAVFRERMRRSSSIVVSHSLPFIRKTCTMGAVLHNGTLTFCNSIDDAIELYQTNTFQG from the coding sequence ATGATCGTCCTGCAGAACCTGTCCAAGAGCTATTATCGCAAGGGCATCCGCACGGTGGTGGCGGATCGGGTGAGCGCGGTGTTCCCGACCGGGGAGTCGGTGGCGCTGATGGGGCGCAACGGGGCCGGGAAATCCTCGATGCTGCGGATGATCGCGGGCACCATGCTGCCGGATTCGGGCGCGATCCTCAGCGACGGGACGGTGTCCTGGCCGGTGGGCTATGCCGGCAGTTTCCACCGCGAGCTGACCGGGGCGCAGAATGTGCGCTTCGTGGCCCGGATCTATGGCGTCGATACCGATGAGCTGGTCGCCTATGTCGAGGATTTCGCCGAGCTCGGGGTGAATTTCCACAAACCTTTCGGGACTTATTCCTCGGGGATGCGCTCACGCCTGGCGATGGGCACCTCGATGGGGATCCATTTCGACACCTATCTGGTCGACGAGATCACCAGCGTCGGCGACGCCGCCTTCAAGCAGAAATCAACCGCCGTGTTCCGCGAGCGGATGCGCCGTTCCTCATCCATCGTGGTCAGCCACTCCCTCCCCTTCATCCGCAAGACCTGCACCATGGGCGCCGTCCTCCACAACGGAACACTCACATTCTGCAACTCCATCGACGACGCAATCGAACTCTATCAGACAAATACATTTCAAGGGTGA
- a CDS encoding capsule biosynthesis protein, whose product MSQSSPPPTSPIPASPEAETPGAGAGHARAGAAAPDAGPDRAGSAGDGRDARAGAAGAGNTAGGPDGAEARDRAAVSGRGAAAAATRIDHGGSAPGTPGRGKAGQRKAGQAKAGQGKAGQGVRAASATAGGGSRRAASRPPDGNADGPGIPVHPPVSRTGARLRHWVVLLSFILVVLAPSAISGWYLWSRAVDQYVSTIAFSVRKEEAAPSVDFLGGLTQLTGGSAASDTDILYDFLRSEDIVARLDETVDLRARFSKAWPQDPVFALDPAEPLEELTDYWQRQVRVLYDNATSLITLEVAAFTPEDALEIAQATFAESSSTINRLSDIAREDATSFARGELEQAQSRLSEARQAMTAFRTRTQIVDPAADIAGQMGVLNSLQAQLAEAMIALDTLSQNARSDDPRVIQGQQRIDAIRGRIADERSKFGAQEQGPAGESYAELMAEYERLAVDMEFAETSYRAAQVAYETALGEAQRQSRYLAAHIEPKLAETSLKPDRPVLLAAVFGVLLVIWSIMLLIYYSIRDRR is encoded by the coding sequence GTGAGCCAGAGCTCTCCTCCCCCGACCTCCCCGATCCCGGCCTCGCCAGAGGCGGAGACGCCCGGCGCTGGCGCAGGACACGCCCGGGCCGGCGCGGCGGCGCCGGATGCCGGTCCAGACCGGGCCGGATCTGCCGGAGACGGGCGTGACGCCCGGGCCGGCGCAGCCGGTGCGGGGAACACGGCTGGCGGGCCGGATGGTGCGGAAGCGCGGGATCGGGCTGCGGTCTCCGGGCGTGGCGCGGCGGCAGCGGCGACGCGCATCGATCATGGCGGGTCGGCGCCTGGCACGCCCGGCCGCGGCAAGGCCGGGCAGCGGAAGGCCGGTCAGGCGAAAGCCGGGCAGGGCAAGGCCGGTCAGGGCGTCCGGGCGGCTTCGGCAACGGCCGGCGGGGGCAGCCGCAGGGCGGCATCGCGCCCGCCGGATGGGAATGCGGACGGGCCCGGCATCCCGGTGCATCCACCCGTCTCGCGGACCGGGGCGCGGCTGCGGCACTGGGTGGTGCTGTTGTCCTTCATCCTGGTGGTGCTCGCCCCGAGCGCGATCAGCGGCTGGTATCTGTGGAGCCGCGCGGTCGATCAATATGTCTCGACCATCGCCTTTTCGGTGCGCAAGGAAGAGGCCGCGCCGTCGGTGGATTTCCTGGGCGGGCTGACCCAGCTGACCGGCGGCTCGGCGGCCTCGGACACCGATATTCTCTATGATTTCCTGCGCAGCGAGGACATCGTGGCGCGGCTCGACGAGACGGTCGATCTGCGGGCCAGGTTCTCGAAGGCCTGGCCGCAGGACCCGGTCTTCGCGCTCGACCCGGCCGAGCCGCTGGAAGAGTTGACCGATTACTGGCAGCGCCAGGTCCGGGTGCTGTATGACAACGCCACCAGCCTGATCACGCTGGAAGTGGCGGCCTTCACCCCCGAAGACGCGCTCGAGATCGCGCAGGCGACCTTTGCGGAAAGCTCGTCGACGATCAACCGGCTCTCGGATATCGCGCGCGAGGACGCGACCAGCTTCGCGCGGGGCGAGCTGGAACAGGCGCAGTCCCGGCTGTCCGAGGCGCGCCAGGCGATGACGGCGTTCCGCACCCGCACCCAGATCGTCGATCCGGCGGCGGATATCGCCGGGCAGATGGGGGTGCTGAACTCGCTTCAGGCGCAGCTGGCCGAGGCGATGATCGCGCTCGACACGCTGAGCCAGAACGCGCGCAGCGACGATCCGCGGGTGATCCAGGGCCAGCAGCGCATCGACGCGATCCGGGGCCGGATCGCCGATGAGCGGTCGAAATTCGGCGCGCAGGAGCAGGGGCCGGCGGGGGAAAGCTATGCCGAGCTGATGGCGGAATATGAACGCCTCGCGGTGGATATGGAATTCGCCGAGACCAGCTATCGCGCCGCGCAGGTCGCCTATGAGACCGCGCTTGGCGAGGCGCAGCGCCAGTCGCGCTATCTGGCCGCCCATATCGAGCCGAAGCTGGCCGAGACCTCGCTCAAGCCGGACCGCCCGGTGCTTCTGGCGGCGGTGTTCGGGGTGTTGCTGGTGATCTGGTCGATCATGCTGCTGATCTATTACAGCATCCGCGACCGGCGCTGA
- a CDS encoding ABC transporter permease: protein MTATAGNPALPSDTAPQHQAALHQIRKRPRFQMGRTVMALMLREMATTYGRSVGGYLWAILDPVLGIVLLSVVFSLALRSPPLGDNFPLFYASGYLPFVAFNSLSQKIARSVQFSRPFMAYPCVTFMDALIARLVLNALTDAVVIAIVISGILVIYDLPFRVDLTTLATALIFVTLLSAGIGTLNCYIMTSFPTYERIWSILTRPLFLISGIFFTYDALPPTAQNILWYNPLMHLVGLMRKSLYPTYEGEYISLPYVLAITAITLFFGLLLLSRHFKKLMES from the coding sequence GTGACCGCCACAGCAGGAAACCCCGCCTTGCCCTCCGACACCGCGCCACAGCACCAGGCCGCGCTGCACCAGATCCGCAAACGGCCCCGCTTCCAGATGGGCCGCACGGTCATGGCCCTCATGCTGCGCGAGATGGCCACAACCTATGGCCGCTCGGTCGGCGGCTATCTCTGGGCCATCCTCGATCCGGTGCTCGGCATCGTGCTGCTCTCCGTCGTCTTCTCCCTCGCCCTGCGCAGCCCGCCGCTGGGAGATAACTTCCCCCTCTTCTATGCCAGCGGCTATCTGCCCTTCGTCGCCTTCAACTCGCTTTCCCAGAAAATCGCCCGCTCGGTCCAGTTCTCCCGCCCCTTCATGGCCTATCCCTGCGTCACCTTCATGGATGCGCTGATCGCCAGGCTCGTGCTCAACGCCCTCACCGATGCCGTCGTCATCGCCATCGTCATCTCCGGCATCCTCGTCATCTACGACCTGCCCTTCCGGGTCGACCTGACCACGCTGGCCACCGCCCTGATCTTCGTCACCCTCCTCTCCGCAGGGATCGGCACGCTGAACTGCTATATCATGACCTCCTTTCCAACCTATGAACGCATCTGGTCCATCCTCACCCGGCCCCTCTTCCTGATCTCGGGCATCTTCTTCACCTATGACGCCCTGCCCCCGACAGCCCAGAACATCCTCTGGTACAACCCCCTCATGCATCTCGTCGGCCTCATGCGCAAAAGCCTCTATCCAACATATGAAGGCGAATATATCTCCCTCCCCTATGTCCTCGCCATCACCGCCATCACCCTCTTCTTCGGTCTCCTCCTCCTCTCAAGACACTTCAAAAAACTCATGGAAAGCTGA
- the glf gene encoding UDP-galactopyranose mutase, translated as MDILLVGAGLSGAVIGRCLAEAGHRCRIIDARDHIGGNCHTERDQETGVMMHVYGPHIFHTDDEEVWAYVNGFTEFMPFQNRVKTTAQGAVYSLPVNLLTINQFFDRTMRPEEARAFIQEEQADTSIDEPQNFEEQALRFVGPALYEAFFKGYTEKQWGCSPQDLPASILKRLPLRFNYDDNYFFHKFQGMPKDGYTPMIEAILDHENITVELNTPFAPEMRDGADHVFWSGQLDGFFDYRLGRLGYRTLDFERFTHQGDYQGCAVMNYGDRDVPYTRITEHKHFSPWEDHEGSVCYREYSRAAGPEDIPYYPIRLVEEKALLEDYISLAEQQDGVTFVGRLGTYRYLDMDVTIREALNTAREFLSRTEAGTAPQVFSASPR; from the coding sequence ATGGATATTCTACTGGTGGGGGCCGGGCTGTCCGGCGCGGTGATCGGGCGTTGCCTGGCCGAGGCGGGGCATCGCTGCCGGATCATCGACGCGCGCGACCATATCGGCGGCAACTGCCATACCGAGCGCGATCAGGAGACCGGGGTCATGATGCATGTCTACGGCCCGCATATCTTCCACACCGATGACGAAGAGGTCTGGGCCTATGTCAACGGCTTCACCGAATTCATGCCGTTCCAGAACCGGGTCAAGACCACCGCGCAGGGTGCGGTCTATTCGCTGCCGGTCAACCTGCTGACCATCAACCAGTTCTTCGACCGCACCATGCGCCCCGAAGAGGCCCGTGCCTTCATCCAGGAGGAACAGGCCGACACCAGCATCGACGAGCCGCAGAATTTCGAGGAGCAGGCGTTGCGCTTCGTCGGGCCGGCTCTGTATGAGGCGTTCTTCAAGGGCTATACCGAAAAGCAATGGGGCTGCTCGCCGCAGGATCTGCCGGCCAGCATTCTCAAGCGGTTGCCGCTACGCTTCAACTATGACGACAATTACTTCTTCCACAAATTCCAGGGCATGCCCAAGGACGGCTATACGCCGATGATCGAGGCGATCCTCGATCATGAGAACATCACGGTCGAGCTGAACACCCCCTTTGCTCCCGAGATGCGCGACGGGGCCGATCACGTCTTCTGGTCGGGCCAGCTCGACGGGTTCTTCGATTACCGGCTGGGGCGGCTCGGCTACCGGACGCTTGATTTCGAGCGTTTCACCCATCAGGGCGACTATCAGGGCTGCGCGGTCATGAATTACGGCGACCGCGACGTGCCCTATACCCGCATCACCGAGCACAAGCATTTCAGCCCGTGGGAGGACCATGAAGGCAGCGTCTGCTATCGCGAATACAGCCGCGCCGCCGGGCCCGAAGACATTCCCTATTACCCGATCCGTCTGGTCGAGGAAAAGGCGCTGCTTGAGGACTATATCTCTCTGGCCGAGCAGCAGGACGGGGTCACCTTCGTAGGCCGGCTGGGGACATATCGCTATCTCGACATGGATGTGACGATCCGCGAGGCGCTGAACACTGCGCGCGAATTCCTGAGCCGGACCGAGGCGGGCACGGCGCCACAGGTCTTCTCGGCCTCGCCGCGCTGA